The following are from one region of the Halarcobacter sp. genome:
- the thrC gene encoding threonine synthase, whose amino-acid sequence MNFIETRGNDNNRAKEVTFSEAILNPSASFGGLYVPKELPKLEDNFILNHLNSSYKELAYDILKAFEIDIEEDEINKALALYDNFDDPSNPCPVVKVKDDLFVHEQYHGPTRAFKDMALQPFGSILSSIAKKKDEKYLILAATSGDTGPAALNTFKNKENIQVVCLYPDGGTSDVQRLQMVCEDGENLKVIGIKGNFDDAQTALKNLLASESFKKELENDGIKLSAANSVNFGRIIFQIIYHFWSYIQLLKQEEIKNGEKIYLVVPSGNFGNVLGGFYAQQMGVPVEKLLVASNENDILTQWINTGIYDIRDKELKLTKSPAMDILKSSNIERVIFSICGAQRTKELMEDLNNNKIFKMNEEETKKLQKYFSAINSDDKYGAKIIKEFLNLKYLMDPHTATCIKAYQNLKEKDLKVVIYSTAEWTKFSPTVLQALHENSISHPDKEALDIISKEYNAKLPESIKGLFSAEIRHKIIVEKENIEDEIVKFIRD is encoded by the coding sequence ATGAATTTTATTGAAACTAGAGGAAATGATAATAATAGAGCTAAAGAGGTTACATTTAGTGAAGCGATTTTAAATCCAAGTGCTTCTTTTGGAGGTCTTTATGTACCAAAAGAGTTACCAAAACTAGAAGACAATTTCATTTTAAATCATCTTAACTCTTCATATAAAGAGTTAGCATATGATATTTTAAAAGCATTTGAGATTGATATTGAAGAAGATGAGATAAACAAAGCCTTAGCTTTATATGATAATTTTGATGATCCATCAAATCCTTGTCCAGTAGTAAAAGTTAAAGATGATCTTTTTGTACATGAACAATACCATGGACCAACTAGAGCTTTCAAAGACATGGCACTACAACCATTTGGTTCTATTTTAAGTTCAATTGCAAAAAAGAAAGATGAGAAATATTTAATTCTTGCTGCAACATCTGGTGATACTGGACCTGCTGCACTAAATACTTTTAAAAACAAAGAGAATATCCAAGTTGTATGTTTATATCCTGATGGTGGAACTTCTGATGTGCAAAGACTACAAATGGTTTGTGAAGATGGAGAAAATCTAAAAGTTATTGGTATTAAAGGAAATTTTGATGATGCACAAACTGCACTAAAAAATCTACTTGCATCTGAAAGCTTTAAAAAAGAGTTAGAAAATGATGGAATAAAACTAAGTGCTGCAAACTCTGTTAACTTTGGAAGAATTATCTTTCAAATCATTTATCATTTTTGGTCATATATCCAGCTTCTAAAACAAGAAGAGATTAAAAATGGTGAAAAAATCTATTTAGTAGTTCCAAGCGGTAACTTTGGAAATGTTTTAGGTGGTTTTTATGCTCAACAAATGGGTGTACCAGTTGAAAAACTTCTTGTTGCTTCAAATGAAAATGATATTCTAACTCAATGGATAAATACTGGTATTTATGACATAAGAGACAAAGAATTAAAACTTACAAAATCTCCAGCTATGGATATTTTAAAATCATCAAATATAGAAAGGGTAATATTTTCTATTTGTGGAGCACAAAGAACAAAAGAGTTAATGGAAGATTTAAATAACAATAAAATCTTTAAAATGAATGAAGAAGAGACTAAAAAACTTCAAAAATATTTTTCTGCAATAAACTCAGATGATAAATATGGTGCAAAAATTATAAAAGAATTTTTAAATTTAAAATATTTAATGGATCCACATACAGCAACTTGTATAAAAGCATACCAAAATTTAAAAGAAAAAGACTTAAAAGTGGTTATTTATTCTACAGCAGAGTGGACAAAATTTTCACCAACAGTACTTCAAGCGTTGCATGAAAATAGCATTTCACACCCAGATAAAGAGGCTTTAGATATAATTTCAAAAGAATATAATGCAAAACTTCCTGAATCAATCAAAGGATTATTTTCAGCTGAAATAAGACATAAAATTATTGTTGAAAAAGAAAATATAGAAGACGAAATTGTGAAATTTATTAGAGATTAA